From Spirochaetota bacterium:
CGGGGGTTTTTCGTCTTGAGCACCAGGTTCCAGCCCAGGTAACATTTCTCCGGATTCAAAATATGGATGTCGGGCAGCCGCTGCCGGTCGATCCGCCGCTCGACCACAATACCGAGCGAGAAGAGATCCTCCATTATCATGAGCGGATCGGTCCCCGTCTCGAAGATATCCTCGCGGAAGGACGCGCTGATTTTAAAGTAGCGGTACCCAAGGTCCATCTCCTCTTCCTCGGGTTTTTTCTCCTTCGCCGCGTCCGGAGCGCGTGCGGCACCCGCCGCGGCCACCGTCCCGATTATCGCCTCGACCTTTTTCAGGAGCTCGTCCCTTCCGGCATCGAGATGAGGGTTCTCGCCGCCCGCCTCGATCGAGGCCCGTATCCAGTCCATGCCTGCGAGCAGGAGGTCGATGATCTCCCTGCCTACGGAAAGCGAACCGGACCTGACCATATCGAGCAGGTTCTCGAGCCTGTGAGTGAACACATACACGCTCTTGAAGCCGGCGATCCCCGAGCTTCCCTTTAAAGTATGGACATAACGGAAAATACCGTTAATGAGTTCCGGGTCCCTCTCGTCTTCCAGGCGCACCAGGCCCGATTCGAGGCTGGACAGAATATCGTCCGCCTCGCGGATAAACACGTCACGCAAAACCTCGGTATCATCCATGTCCCGTATCCCCGCGTTTCAGTATTGACGCATTCGCGTTACGGCGCGGCCACCGGCCGCGCACCGCCGTCAGAACTCCTCGAAACCTTCTTCCCTCAGGACTTCCTTGATGTCACGACCCGCGACGGGCTTTTTATCCTCCACGGGTTTGCGTCTTTCCGTCGTCGCGGCAACGGCTTCCCTTTTCGGCGCCGTTTCCGGCCCCCTGGGCTTCCTGACGGCGGCCGCCGCGGCCTTGAGATGCACCTCCTTGTGCTTGGTCTGGTACACGTTGCCTCTCGTTCCCTCGCTTATCTTGAAGCGTTCGACCATCGACTGCATCTCGCGCGCCTGGCCCGCCATCTCCTCGCTCGCCGAAGCCGTCTCCTCGACCAGGGCGGCGTTCTGCTGTGTCATGCTGTCCATCTCCGATACGGCTATATTGATCTGGTCGAGCCCCTGCTTCTGCTCCTGGCTGGCGGCCGCGATTTCGGAAACGAGGCGCGCCACGTTCTTCATGGCGCCGACTATTTCGCGGAGCGCGTCGCCGCTGCGGTTGGCGAGGTCGGTTCCGGTCTCGATCTTGTCGGTCGAGTCCTTGATGAGCGCGCCGATCTCTTTGGCGGCATTGCCCGAGCGCTGGGCGAGATTGCGCACCTCGCCGGCCACGACCGCGAATCCGCGCCCCTGTTCGCCGGCGCGCGCGGCCTCGACCGCGGCGTTGAGCGCGAGCAGGTTCGTCTGGAACGCTATTTCGTTGATGACCGAGATGATCTCTTCAATTTTTTTGCTCGACTTGTTGATCTCGTTGATCGACGCGACCGCTTCCATCACCACGCGGTTTCCTTCCTCGGCCATCTTCATGGTCTCGCCGGAGAGTTTGTTCGCCTGGTCGGAGTTGTCGGCGTTCTGTCGGATCGCGGCGGTCGCCTCCTCGATGGTGGAGGCGATCTCCTCGAGCGACGAGGCCTGTTCGCTCGTGCGCTGGGAAAGATTCTGGTTGCCGCCGGATATCTGGTCCACGGCCTGAGAGAGGTTCTGCGCCGCCGCCAGTATCTCGGAGATGAGCCGCTCCAGGTCGTCGGCCGCGGCGTTGAGCGCTTTGCCGAGCATGCCCAGCTCGTCGTTCTGGTCCAGGTCGATCCTCGAGGTGAAGTCGCCGCCGGCAAGCTTTTCGGCGAAGGCAAGGCCCTTTCGTACCGGACCGGCAACCGCTCCGGAGAGGACAATTGTAATAACTATACCCACTACGATGGAAGCAATGAGCAGGATGACGCTGATGATGACGGCCCGCCTCGATTCTTCCATCTGCATTTTCATATCATGCTCGGCGGATTTTGTCTTCGACTCTATCATCTCGTCGCTTTTGTCGCGCAGGGCGTTGAACGCGACAAGCCACTCGCCGCTCAGCCTTTTCGCATTCTCAAAATCCTTCTCCATGATCGATTTTTCAAACTGAACGCGAATATCCTGCGGCGCCGCCTCCGCCTGCTCCC
This genomic window contains:
- a CDS encoding methyl-accepting chemotaxis protein — encoded protein: MKWFNNLRVSLKVMLSCLVLILLMGVIALSGIISQRDASVRFERFYNKEFMPVRYMNRTVRNILQLRINMLQEYESARLGDWDEVKKRMENSKSLHAEYMDLFEKYKKTILSEEETKLVREWEQAEAAPQDIRVQFEKSIMEKDFENAKRLSGEWLVAFNALRDKSDEMIESKTKSAEHDMKMQMEESRRAVIISVILLIASIVVGIVITIVLSGAVAGPVRKGLAFAEKLAGGDFTSRIDLDQNDELGMLGKALNAAADDLERLISEILAAAQNLSQAVDQISGGNQNLSQRTSEQASSLEEIASTIEEATAAIRQNADNSDQANKLSGETMKMAEEGNRVVMEAVASINEINKSSKKIEEIISVINEIAFQTNLLALNAAVEAARAGEQGRGFAVVAGEVRNLAQRSGNAAKEIGALIKDSTDKIETGTDLANRSGDALREIVGAMKNVARLVSEIAAASQEQKQGLDQINIAVSEMDSMTQQNAALVEETASASEEMAGQAREMQSMVERFKISEGTRGNVYQTKHKEVHLKAAAAAVRKPRGPETAPKREAVAATTERRKPVEDKKPVAGRDIKEVLREEGFEEF